TAATTACCAGGAGCTTGATGTGTGTATTCTTTGAATTgttaatttaatgttttttccatttatagtaattcttttttgttttattttgggTACAGCTTGGTGTTTGGATATGCATATCCTGCATTCCAATGTTTCAAAACTTTGGAGAAAAACAAGGTTACGGTTCCAGAACTCAGGTTTTGGTGCCAATACTGGTGAGGacttttctcatattttaacAATTACACGTGTCTAATTGATGTGAAAAGATTAAAAACTACTATATGAAGGATGTTTATTTAATCTCATTTGcgatatatatatacatttctGACCATATGTTCTGCAGGGTAATTGTTGCGCTGATATCAATTATTGAAATAGTCCTTGATATATTTATCTCATGGTAAGTAATTGATCAAAACACATCTTATTATGTTAGTAATATCATGTTGCACTAACGATTCAATTTTATTTGAAGGGTCCCCTTTTACCGAGCGATAAAGCTACTAATGTACATATACTTGTGGCATCCCGCTACTAAGGTAAAAAAAATCTCTATCAATCCAGTAGGCTGattcatatttattaattttgatgtTTTGGGTTCAAATTATCTTAATTCATCGTAAGCTTGTTACAATTACAATAATAGGGGAGTACCTACATGTACGACACGGTGGTGCAGCCGTATGTGTCTAAGCATGAACCAACAATAGATCGAGGTATATCCGAATTGAAGGAGAGGGCATGGAATTTGGCTCTTAGTTATTGGTACAAAAGCGCAGATATGAGCTCCAAAAAAGTTCTTGAATGCCTTCAATTGTTGATGGCTCAAGTCATGAACGCTGCATTATCGCGCCCCCAATCACAGGTTCCTCatttctgttttcttcattttcacAGCAAATTTTCTTCTCTTTCCTTTTGTTAATTTCATAAGTATCTTTTTAGGTTTAGGTTTAGGTTTAGGTTTAGGtttagaaagagagagagagacccaA
This genomic interval from Salvia splendens isolate huo1 chromosome 13, SspV2, whole genome shotgun sequence contains the following:
- the LOC121759946 gene encoding putative HVA22-like protein g: MIEELITRSLILVFGYAYPAFQCFKTLEKNKVTVPELRFWCQYWVIVALISIIEIVLDIFISWVPFYRAIKLLMYIYLWHPATKGSTYMYDTVVQPYVSKHEPTIDRGISELKERAWNLALSYWYKSADMSSKKVLECLQLLMAQVMNAALSRPQSQEGKSKSNDGATPTPPSTPSGVLKRNTSDKRRPPVGPAGSAGSPTPKSDAIKVKLHNQAQFVHADDVFTPNSAKQQKSDNDQDFLAARVRLRSLNNKERLNN